The genomic stretch CCTATCAGGGACCGGCACTGGTGATTGCCGGTGGCAAGGAACCCAAACTCGTGGCAAAGTCCTTCCCGGCACTGGCCAAGGCCCTGCCCCAGGCTCAATTCCGAATCGCGGCCGGAATGCACCACCAGTGGAACATCGAGGACCCGATTCTCTTCAACGCGACCGTGCGCGCCTGGGTAGAAAAGGGCACCGCACACCCGCGGTTGCAGGAGCAGACTACACAGCAGTAGGGAACATGAAGGCGCATGAGTCGTAAATCTTGCACCGCTATGACCCTATTTACCCAAGAAAGTGGACGGCCACCGAACATCGGTAGCCGCCCACTTTTTGGGTTTCTGATCCCTCGTTAAGCAGCAAGCCACAGGTCGGGGCCGAAGACCTCATAGTGGATGTTGGTGGCAGGAATTCCCGCATCGATCGCCTGCGAGCGGACGGCGCGCATGAACGGCAGTGGGCCACACAGGTACAGGCGGGCATTTGCCGGCAGATCGAGGTTGGCCAGGGACATGTAGCCCTCGGTGGCTTCGGTGCCTTCGGCCTTGGCGTTGATGTCCTCGAGCCACAGCTTCAGCTCGGCGTTGGGCAGGGAATCGACCGACTCGAGCATCTGCTCCTTGAGTGCCCAAGCGTCCTCGGTGGCCTCGGCGTGCAGCACCAGGACCTGACGGTCCGAGCCGGCGGCTACCAAGGTGGCCAATGCGGAGGCGCTGGGGGTGCAACCGATACCCGCGGTGGCCAAGATGATGGGAGCGCCGGTGGTGTCGATGGTCAGATCGCCGTAGGGGTTGGAGAGCTCAATGACATCTCCGACATTCAGGTGCTGGTGCATGAACGGGGAAACCTCGCCGCCGCCGTCAAATTTGGTGGTGATCACGCGCTCGGTCGTGGAGGTGACCGAATCGCTGAGGGTGTACTGGCGGCACTGGCGCAGTCCGTCCGGCAGCGGGACCCGCACCGAGACGAACTGCCCGGCCTTAGCCACCGTCACCGGGGTGTCATCCGCCGGTGCGAAGCGGAAGGTGACCGAACCGGTCCCGGCGGCTTCCTTGGC from Paeniglutamicibacter sp. Y32M11 encodes the following:
- a CDS encoding globin domain-containing protein, translated to MLSDKSRPVIEATLPIIGERISHITPKFYDRMFAARPELLDGLFSRANQKNGTQQQALAGSIAAFATHLVNNPGTLPEAVLSRIAHKHTSLGIVEEQYAIVYEHLFAAIVEDLGEAVTPEVAEAWSEVYWLMADALIKIEKGLYKQQANDKIWTHWTLVAKEAAGTGSVTFRFAPADDTPVTVAKAGQFVSVRVPLPDGLRQCRQYTLSDSVTSTTERVITTKFDGGGEVSPFMHQHLNVGDVIELSNPYGDLTIDTTGAPIILATAGIGCTPSASALATLVAAGSDRQVLVLHAEATEDAWALKEQMLESVDSLPNAELKLWLEDINAKAEGTEATEGYMSLANLDLPANARLYLCGPLPFMRAVRSQAIDAGIPATNIHYEVFGPDLWLAA